The Anopheles gambiae chromosome 2, idAnoGambNW_F1_1, whole genome shotgun sequence genomic sequence TGGAACAATAAAAGCACCAAATCAATAACAAATCCGATACGAATGATAACGTGTAGTAAGTTTTAGTACTAATGACATGCATCTTTGTTGCTGAATAGTGTCCAACGCAACACACCATTTAACTGTACACGCTGtatacaacagcagcagcttgccATATTGCCCGGTCCCTGCTGTTTGTCGAACAGCAATgctcattgtgtgtgtgcctatcTCGTATCGAAAAGtgtttttatctatcttgCAAGTCGTCTCGTAATGAATGTGCCTCCGTTTCCTGCCCGTAATCGAGGGAGGAAAAGCTGTGTATCCCCCATATCCCGTGTCGTGTCGATTGCCCGCAGTTCCCCATCAGCATCACGTCATGATGCGAAGTGATGCTAAACGTTAGTCATGGTTAAATGAGCTTCTCCTACTCGAGTTTTAGTCGAGAATGTGTCATTTCCTGTCCACCGTTCTTTCACTCCACCTGGTGTTTCGAAGGACatacgccagcagcagcagcagcagcgcaacacTCGCAAACGAATGTGGGAAAAGAACGCGCTGCAGTTGCAAAACCACCTTCCCGTCGTCTTCACCCGTTATCGTGGATATTATGtaattttttcttccttctgcaAGCTCCACTACTAACGCGCAAGTAAGGACGAAAGCGGAAGTGTTTGTAGATATACACGTAGACGTGATGGTGCACAAGTGTGCGTTGCTCTGCTCCCGTGGTGCTCCGAtagaggagggggggggggggttacgTTTGTGAGTAgacaacaaaataatttgaGCGAGAATATGAGAGAGCAGAAGGACACGCGGTTAGGTTCTACGCTAACACAAGGGCACCACACTGATTGCATTAAATACTGTTTTGTAATTTGCTGGTACAAGATAGCATTCATCTTACGCAGGAACATACGATCGGGGGTTTAGATTAAGGGCAGaaaagtgtaaatattttcactTCCAACACCATGGTCCCTCCCCCCACATGCTGCCTGCGCACATACGTCACAGCTCACCGACCGTCATGCGACGCCTGTGGGAGTTTTCTCTCCATGTGCCGACGACGAGTATTTGCTCAGATGTTTCGCTCCACCAGCACTGCTCTGTGTGCGCGTTTGCATCTGTGCTGGATGGTGTTGGTAGGTCATCCCAGTGCACATTGCACGATTGTGAGCAAACCGATGACTTTAGAGCACGCCAATGCTCACTGTTCTCAGAGTATGACGACGGCGgtggagagagggagggagggagaggcaatgaaaaagtaaaaccTCCGAAACGACCCGTAGAGCTTTAGATAAGggtgccaccgccgccgccgccgcctccatAAACTGCTGGTTCTTCAAttatggttgtttttttgggggggggggggggaggttagaaaaatcattatttggcCCCCTTTGGACGTGTGTAGGCAATGGAGGTGTGCACGGTGCTCGTTCGAAATGTAGCGGAGCACAGAGCGTAGGACGCGCGGACGGTTACTCGATAAAAGTCCACTCTATTATCGATTATTTTTCGACTCCTCTGATagcttccacacacacacacacacgacacacgGGGTGACACCCCAAGAAGTGCCCCGCCGCTAGACCCGCTCATATGGGTGGGAGGGCTGGGCATGGAACCGCGCGCGCTCTTTCGCGAAGAAGGTTCCCCGCTATCTTGTTCTCGCTCGTCTTATCGCACGCAGTTCGCTCTCCTGCTCATTTTGTTCTCTTTCGTACGTgccctctctgtctctcatctctctctctctctctctctctcgcttgcgCTATCCTAGTCGCACATAAACCGTGTACGGTCAGCCCGTTTGTTCCGTAGCACACAGTACAATgcatactcacacacagcacaccaaAACGTACGAGGAGACTCCCCAATTTCAGCTCCCccgtttttaaaaaaaagccctCCCCCTTCTCCACGAACGTATGCGAATTGTAGCGACTGAAAATCCATCCCACACCCCACATTCGCGGGGCGGAATAGGTGAATCATGTTTGATGAGGTGCCTTCAAACTCGCCCCAATGACACTTCCGTCAGTTTCACAGTCTtgcgcgcgtgtatgtgtgtgtgcgcgcgctcttCTCTTGTTTGAGCATGGGATGAAGGAACCACCATCCTTCTCACATTACATGGGCCGAAGGATTAAACACAACAAGGGATACACAATCGCCTCCCCCGCAAAGAGGAAGACATGTtatgcaaaaaacaacaaaaaaaaaccctgggAAAACCCTTTCGCTACGATCAATCGTTGACAGCTCGGGCTGGATGggagggtggtggtgttttaGGATGAGTAATGAATGAATCGACAAAAAGCATCGActtttccctccccccttcaCACGCTTTTCGTACTCTCTGCTGCATATCTTATCGCCACTACTGCTACTGTATATACTCAACTGACCTTCCGACGAAATTTTCCAGCACGGACGATTTTCCTGCCGACTGGCCGCCGACCACCGCAATCTGTGGCAGGTCAAGCTGCATATGCACCCCCATCTGCGTGAACGCATCCTGCAGCTTGTTCACGATCGGAATCAGTGACTCCATGCTGGTGGTGTTGATGGGCTGCCGCTGGTCAACTGTTTAGTTTGCACGCACAAAACGCTGTAGAACAGCGCAAACGCTTTCACACCCCGCACAACACACTTTGTTCTGTACCGTCTGTGCCTTTCTTacaagtgcacacacacgcacacacgcacacacaattcCTCTTCCTGTCGTTGAACGGGTCGCCGCCGTCTTCGGTCGACAAATCCAAGCACCCTTCGCAAACTTTCACggctttgtttctttttcaccACCTGTGCGGAGTACCTCCTCCGCCGGACACACTCAGTaacgcaagcacgcacgcacgcacgcactttTCGTCTGCCGAACGGTTCAGCACCACAGCACTATTTGGTAGGTTTTCGCCTTTGCCCGTTCCAACttctgctgtgtgtgcgtagtGACGGCTCTCGATATACAACAAGggggcttcttttttttttatcgcaccGAAGGAATTCGACTTCGATTTTGGGACCGTGTAAAGCGTACGCAATGCACTACATCATTGCGCGAATGCAATCGGAGTcgcggacacacacacgcagaggaCACGAGCGAACCAGAGCTTTTCCTTTCTGGACGAGGTGAAAAACTCGATTTTTCCTGCCTCCCCGATCGATTGATTGCGCagagtgtttctttttcttggctCCTTCCTTCTCGGCGTTTGACAGGTTGCTGGTCAAGATGGATGGGTGCGACGTGTGACACGGGCATGTTTCAAATCATGCCGTTAAGGCTTTGTCAGCAACTTACAGAACTTATCCCATCAATGAAAAGAATGCAATTTTATACgttttttctcatttatttTATGAGTTGTGACATTCAATGTTTCGTAAATGAATATATAGAGACAGCAAAAATTACGGTGTAAAACACACTACTATCAACCTTGATCAACTTGACGTCGACCTTTGTTTGACAGCAGGTTCCACACAGAAGAGCCGAAGGGGTGACTCGCATTGTGTTGTTTCTTCGCAAGATTTCGCTACCCCATATCACCGTGTCCGAGATAAATCCTACAAAGCGACCACGAATCTTCCACCCCCACTCCCTGCCAGCAGCGTACCCGCCGAGCCATGGCTTCGGACCTGGACCAGTGGATCGAAATTGTGAAGCAGTGCAAGTACCTGCCGGAAAATGATCTCAAGAAGCTGTGCGACATCGTCTGCGAGCTGCTGATCGAGGAATCGAACGTACAGCCCGTCAGCACACCCGTCACCGTTTGCGGCGATATCCATGGACAGGTTCGTTTTGTCACCCGCCCCGTCATCTTTCTTACCGAACTGCGTATATATTTAGATGAATCACGCGTCACCGCCGGTCGGCCGGTGCGAGGGCGATAAGAATAAATGCCCGGCCGCACTTGCCCCGTGGCCCATCCCAACCCTCGGATCCATGCGCTGCGGGCGATATTTGTCGTTCGTGGCGGGGACACCTGCAGGTCTATTTTCAATTCCCCATCCATCGCCCTTACACCACTCGCTTCTTGTCGTTCGCAGTTTTACGATTTGGAAGAGTTGTTCCGCACCGGTGGCCAAGTGCCGGACACGAACTACATCTTTATGGGAGACTTTGTGGATCGGGGATACTACAGTCTGGAAACGTTCACGCGCTTGCTTACGCTAAAGGTACGGTAGGGTGTATCCCGCCCCGTACCCGGGGGCTGGCATGATCTGTTTGACGAGCGCGCAATTTTCCGATTTGCAGGCACGGTACCCAAACAAAATCACGCTGCTGCGAGGAAACCACGAGTCGCGCCAAATCACCAAAGTGTACGGATTTTACGATGAATGTTACACGAAGTACGGTAACGCTAGTCCGTGGAAGTATTGCTGTAGAGTGTTTGACCTTCTAACAATTGCCGCGGTAAGAGCACGCCGATGGAAAGCAGGATATGTCCATCTCCCTCCCTTGTACTGTAGACAGTTTTGATAACGGGCATGTTTCTGCTTGGCGCTTCCCACTTCCAGATTATTGAAGAGCAGGTGCTTTGCGTTCACGGTGGCCTTAGTCCGGAAATCAAAACGCTCGATCAAATTCGAACTATTAACCGTGACCAGGAGATACCGCACAAGGGCGCATTTTGTGATCTGGTTTGGTCGGATCCGGACGACATCGATACGTGGGCGGAGAGTCCGCGCGGTGCCGGCTGGCTGTTCGGGTCGGCGGTGACGCGCGACTTTATGGAGATCAACATGCTCAAGATGATCTGCCGGGCGCATCAGCTAGTACACGAGGGTATTAACTACCAGTTTGACCGAAAGCTGGTGACGGTCTGGTCGGCACCGAACTACTGCTACCGCTGTGGCAACGTCGCCTCGATACTAGAGTTTAAAGAAAATGACATTGATGATCCAAAGGTGAAAATATTCAAAGCCGTCCCGAACGAAGAACGCGTCATACCAAGCCAGCGCATTACGCCTTATTTCCTGTGAACCGAGCTATGCTACTGACGGGATGCAGGCCGGAACCTTCGGCGCTACGTTGTTTTCATGCCGAGCCGCAGATCGACGCATTACTGCTCTACAGTTATTGAACGTATTTTTGCacaataaaaactatcaaactTCCTAGAAGCAAAGTGAAAAACACTGCCCCAGACCCGACGGCATCGATCATTTCTATCTATACggggtttcgtttgtttgttttattcatgttAGACGTCATTCGTACCTGCCCGTGCCCGAATGTTGGCATCGCACACTGCCTCTGTACATTCCGGTATGCTGATTACCAGCCACAATGATTTCGTCCTCTAAAACTTTCTCGGAGCGTAGATATGACGAGCTCGCCTAGTCCTTACAAATATATGTTACAACTATGTATGTTTTCGGCAGCGCGCGAAACACTGTTCCTAAAAGCATAATCCCGTGGCGTCGCAGGCTATCATCATGCATTCACTTGAACCGTTTCTGCTGTCTTAGACGGTAGATATCGTTGGCGGGCGGGGCTGGTGCCACCGCTTCATCGTCACTGTCCTCTCCGCCCGGTGCCATGCGCCGCCGCTTAAGGCCACCTTCGCTCGCGTACGTACTATCGTCCACGATCCAGTGGACCGATTTGGCGAGCTCGAACAATCTCGAATCGGCAGTACTATCGCTTGGCGGTGGTGGAACTATGGAACGGAAaggaaaaaccaaaacaaaatttaacatgcGCTGAAAAATCGCCTAAACATACTAGAAGTTGGTCGGCGTAGAACGTACCTTCGGGTAGTTGGATGCGATTGAACACTTCTATTATCTTGTCGACCGAAACGAACGGACCCTGGAAGCTTACGGGCGGTGGCAAAATAGCGCACAGGGCGGCCAGTGCAGCCGGCTGCGGGAACGTACCACCCGGCACGGGATGCTCGCCTGGGAATGcattcggtttcggtttgtaCGGTATCATCTGGCTGAAGTCGGGCCGGGCaagctgctgcggctgctccGGCTGCTCCGGCACTGGTGCGGGCGGCGGTTTCACCCCGGTCACGCTGAGCATTCCTCGCGTTTCGCTGTACCCGATCGATTTCAGCTCGGACGGCGAGCATGGGTAGAGATCAAGAAACTTGTAACGATCAACAAGTTGCGCCGTTTCCTTGCCTTCAAACTCCTTCAGCTTCTCCAGCACGGCGCTGCGGCGACGCTCGACCTTCACGATACTAGACAGATCCCCAATGTTGGACTCGAACTCCAGGAAGCGATTCCAAACTTCGACCGACAGCTGTGGCGTTAGTCCTCCCGACGAGAGCACCCGCTCAAACAGGACGCGGGTGTTGTTGTCCtctaaaaaagaagaaacagttGAGCTTTTGAAGTACTCCGATGCAAACGCGACATGCTTACGCCGCTGAACGTACCATTCAAATGCGACAAATAGTCGATGTAGCACATGACGTATTCAGGACTACCACCGAAGCGTTTCAGCCCCAGCTCGAATATCCGAAAAGCGATATCCTTATCCTTACTACAATAATACTCCATCAGTGCGGCCGCCACAAACACGTGATAGGTGGAGCGCACGTCCTCGCGTGCCTTCTTAAACACGGCTCTGGCCGATTTGATTCCCTCCGCCCGGCGCGCAAACTTCATGTACTGTATGTAAGCCttaaaaagggaaagcaaGGGAAAATGTGTCATTTTCACTACTCGTAACCCCGTGACAAACACAACACGTACCAGTGTCGGATCAATGTCGTTAATCGCGAGGAACTTATTGTACATCTGGTGCACTTTGTCGTACTTCAGCCGCCCTTCCTCAAAATCGGCATAAGCAAAGTAGAGTAACGCGTTGCGGCTCAACACAGAGTTGATAGCACGCTCCAGAATGTTTGCCGCCTCATCGCTGAATACCTTGGCCGCATTGAGATCCTAAAATCGATGAAAAGAATCACACACAGCCTTGCTTTAAAGTCCTTTACCGAGATTACCGGTTCGCTTACGTACCCCTTTCTCCACAAGCAGCTTCGAGCTTTGATCGAGATACTGAGCCGCCTGATGCCACACGGCTGGATGATGTGTAAGAACGAGCAAACATTGCTCGATTGCAAACATAACGCGACGTGTTACCAGCGCATTATCTTCACTGCGCAACGGGTTGGACTTTTCAAACGCAATGTACTTTTTCCACAGCTCCACCTGTCAAAGTAAATGCATTATTGAATCGGCAATGACTACACATGCCACCAGCTGAGCCTTTTACGATCGTCACACGCACCTGCTTAATTTCTTCCTTCGTTACCGTCGGTGGTACGGCCGGCAGGTTCCGGTTCAGACCCTTGGTCACAATTTCCAGCTCTTTCGCAACGCGTCGCGCGTTCATGTAATCTCGCGACCGCTCCACGCTCATCTTTTCCGATATGATCGGATTAATGTTCTGCTCGAACGCGATGTAATCTTTCCACAGGTGTTCGATGCCGATGATTGGCGTGATGACCGCGCGTTGGTACACCTTCCGGACGGCCGTTATTTTCTGATTTTCCGCATAGCTGCCCACAGCATCGACGCTCTTCAGGAACATGATGTAGTCGGTCCAGATGGAGAACGAGTGCAGATCCATGCCGATCTTTTCTAGCGCGAAATCGTACGCCTGTGCCATCTTTTccctaaaacaaacaaatgcaagGTAAGGTAATGAAGGTTACTCAAAATTATGCTACCCCCAATGGGTGGTTCTGGGAACGCTAACTTGTGTGTACTAAGTCCAGCTTTCGTTTCCTTCACGTAAGTCAGGTAAAGTTTCCACAGATCGATGTTTAGGATCTTGACCAAACACCGCTGGAAGAGCTTCTCCACTCGCTCGTAATTGCGGTACTTCatctcctgctcgatgtacACCTTCCAGTACCGAGCGGTCGTCGGAAATACACACACCAACGATTCGTACAACGATCGAACCTACAAGTAATGTGACATATTTTAGTGCATTTCAGCACACTGTATCATACTGTtcttgttgcatttttttgttttgttttgttttacctcGTTCACATGCCGGCTTTGCCCTTCGCGTACCAGAAGCGACCAGGATTCCACATCGAATGGTCGCACTTCGACCGTTTGCTGTGCCCGAACCAATCGCTCATGGCCCCATTCCTAGGCAGACAGGGAATAGGTTGGAAATTGGTTTACCAAACGTATTGCAATGGCAATCCATCACGATGCAACAACTTACTATATCAAACTTAAGCTGGTCCTTTAGTTGTTGTGTCATTTTGCGGCGTGCTTTGCTGCAGAGTGTTTGACTATCGCGCAAATCGAACAATTGCAGCCGGTCACGGAAACGCACGAACGAGCAGCCTTAACCAGCAGCCGTAACACGGTATTAGCGGATGGAGCTACGGAAATTATCTCCGATTTTAGAGCTACAATAAGTAAAGTATCGTGAAAAGAAAATACCACTCGGTGCCACTGTTTGCCGATGTCAAAGTGTTTGACGCCTATAAACAAAACGTGTGACGGTGGAAGGTACGCTCACGACGCTTCTCTCACCAATACATTTACGCGCATTTTTGACAGTTgtgattaagaaaaaaaaaattatgtttgCGCATGTAGCTAATCgaaataacagaaaaaaattaacgaGATTAAAAGTTAactgaaataaatttaaacataTTGTTATCGTATATTGCaagcaaatatttcaaaacattgTTTAAACTCCACACCTTGTATTACTCTCCTGACCGAGAATTGAACACTGTGCTGCAAGAGCTTCATTTGAGCGGgcatttcgtg encodes the following:
- the LOC1272934 gene encoding serine/threonine-protein phosphatase 6 catalytic subunit — translated: MASDLDQWIEIVKQCKYLPENDLKKLCDIVCELLIEESNVQPVSTPVTVCGDIHGQFYDLEELFRTGGQVPDTNYIFMGDFVDRGYYSLETFTRLLTLKARYPNKITLLRGNHESRQITKVYGFYDECYTKYGNASPWKYCCRVFDLLTIAAIIEEQVLCVHGGLSPEIKTLDQIRTINRDQEIPHKGAFCDLVWSDPDDIDTWAESPRGAGWLFGSAVTRDFMEINMLKMICRAHQLVHEGINYQFDRKLVTVWSAPNYCYRCGNVASILEFKENDIDDPKVKIFKAVPNEERVIPSQRITPYFL
- the LOC1272933 gene encoding protein suppressor of forked, which codes for MTQQLKDQLKFDIEWGHERLVRAQQTVEVRPFDVESWSLLVREGQSRHVNEVRSLYESLVCVFPTTARYWKVYIEQEMKYRNYERVEKLFQRCLVKILNIDLWKLYLTYVKETKAGLSTHKEKMAQAYDFALEKIGMDLHSFSIWTDYIMFLKSVDAVGSYAENQKITAVRKVYQRAVITPIIGIEHLWKDYIAFEQNINPIISEKMSVERSRDYMNARRVAKELEIVTKGLNRNLPAVPPTVTKEEIKQVELWKKYIAFEKSNPLRSEDNALVTRRVMFAIEQCLLVLTHHPAVWHQAAQYLDQSSKLLVEKGDLNAAKVFSDEAANILERAINSVLSRNALLYFAYADFEEGRLKYDKVHQMYNKFLAINDIDPTLAYIQYMKFARRAEGIKSARAVFKKAREDVRSTYHVFVAAALMEYYCSKDKDIAFRIFELGLKRFGGSPEYVMCYIDYLSHLNEDNNTRVLFERVLSSGGLTPQLSVEVWNRFLEFESNIGDLSSIVKVERRRSAVLEKLKEFEGKETAQLVDRYKFLDLYPCSPSELKSIGYSETRGMLSVTGVKPPPAPVPEQPEQPQQLARPDFSQMIPYKPKPNAFPGEHPVPGGTFPQPAALAALCAILPPPVSFQGPFVSVDKIIEVFNRIQLPEVPPPPSDSTADSRLFELAKSVHWIVDDSTYASEGGLKRRRMAPGGEDSDDEAVAPAPPANDIYRLRQQKRFK